One window of the Salvia miltiorrhiza cultivar Shanhuang (shh) chromosome 6, IMPLAD_Smil_shh, whole genome shotgun sequence genome contains the following:
- the LOC130988228 gene encoding bifunctional purple acid phosphatase 26-like isoform X1, whose amino-acid sequence MDASCDERVRLQFYFQGKESMVIKLLLLSSLLLTSISSGRAGLTSAFIRNEWPSIDIPLNNEVFAVPKGYNAPHQVHITQGDYDGKAVIITWVTANEPGSNIVRYGLTEGKYDFTAKGTVQNYTFYNYKSGYIHQCLVDGLQYNTKYYYEVGSGETSRNFSFQTPPAIDPNSSYKFGIIGDLGQTYNSLSTLEHCMQTGAQTILFVGDLSYADRYDNHDIGVRWDSWGQFVERSAAYHPWIWSTGNHEIEYFPHLGEVIPFKNYLHRYPTPFSASKSSSPLWYAVRRASAHIIVLSSYSPFVKYTPQWKWLDQELKKVDREKTPWLIILMHAPIYNSNQAHFLEGESMKVVFESWFCHYKVDVIFAGHVHAYERSYRISSIKSNVSSYPSPDKAAPVYITVGDGGNQEGLANRFRDPQPEYSAFREASYGHSTLEIKNITHAFYHWNRNDDGKRVPTDAFVLHNQYWGDSHRRRKLKRRS is encoded by the exons ATGGATGCATCTTGTGATGAGCGTGTGCGGTTGCAATTTTATTTTCAG GGGAAAGAGTCGATGGTGATTAAACTGCTGCTTTTGTCATCTCTTTTGTTGACCAGCATAAGCAGTGGGCGTGCTGGTCTGACCAGTGCCTTTATCCGTAATGAGTGGCCATCTATCGATATTCCTCTCAACAATGAAGTTTTTGCAGTTCCCAAAGGTTACAATGCTCCACACCAA GTGCACATTACACAGGGTGACTATGATGGCAAAGCTGTTATAATCACATGGGTAACAGCTAATGAACCTGGGTCCAACATAGTTCGATATGGCTTGACAGAAGGAAAATACGATTTCACTGCCAAGGGAACAGTGCAAAACTACACCTTTTACAACTATAAATCTGGATACATTCATCAATGTCTAGTTGATGGTCTTCAG TACAACACTAAGTACTACTATGAGGTTGGAAGTGGTGAAACTTCTAGAAACTTTTCATTTCAAACACCTCCAGCAATTGATCCGAATTCTTCTTACAAATTTGGAATAATTG GTGATCTTGGTCAAACCTATAACTCTCTTTCCACTCTTGAGCATTGTATGCAGACTGGTGCTCAGACTATATTATTTGTTGGAGATCTTTCTTACGCTGATAGATATGACAATCATGACATCGGTGTCCGCTGGGACTCTTGGGGTCAATTTGTCGAACGGAGTGCAGCATATCACCCATGGATCTGGTCAACTGGAAATCATGAAATTGAGTACTTTCCACATCTG GGTGAGGTTATACCTTTCAAAAATTATCTTCACAGGTATCCTACACCTTTTTCTGCTAGCAAAAGCAGTAGTCCTCTGTGGTATGCCGTGAGACGGGCATCGGCTCACATAATTGTCCTCTCCAGCTACTCTCCATTCG TGAAATATACTCCTCAATGGAAATGGCTTGATCAAGAGCTGAAAAAAGTTGACCGGGAGAAGACTCCCTGGCTTATTATTCTGATGCATGCCCCTATTTACAACAGCAATCAGGCTCATTTCTTGGAGGGTGAAAGCATGAAAGTGGTGTTTGAGAGCTGGTTTTGTCACTATAAAGTTGATGTTATCTTTGCTGGCCATGTGCATGCCTATGAGAGATCG TACCGCATCTCAAGCATAAAATCAAATGTTTCATCCTATCCGTCACCGGATAAAGCAGCTCCAGTTTACATAACCGTCGGAGATGGAGGAAACCAGGAGGGTCTTGCTAATAG ATTTAGAGATCCCCAACCAGAATATTCTGCTTTTAGAGAAGCCAGTTATGGGCACTCTACattagagataaagaacataacTCACGCCTTTTATCATTGGAATCGGAATGATGATGGGAAAAGAGTGCCAACAGATGCATTCGTGCTACACAACCAGTACTG GGGAGACAGCCATAGAAGAAGAAAACTGAAGAGAAGATCATAG
- the LOC130988228 gene encoding bifunctional purple acid phosphatase 26-like isoform X2, translating into MVIKLLLLSSLLLTSISSGRAGLTSAFIRNEWPSIDIPLNNEVFAVPKGYNAPHQVHITQGDYDGKAVIITWVTANEPGSNIVRYGLTEGKYDFTAKGTVQNYTFYNYKSGYIHQCLVDGLQYNTKYYYEVGSGETSRNFSFQTPPAIDPNSSYKFGIIGDLGQTYNSLSTLEHCMQTGAQTILFVGDLSYADRYDNHDIGVRWDSWGQFVERSAAYHPWIWSTGNHEIEYFPHLGEVIPFKNYLHRYPTPFSASKSSSPLWYAVRRASAHIIVLSSYSPFVKYTPQWKWLDQELKKVDREKTPWLIILMHAPIYNSNQAHFLEGESMKVVFESWFCHYKVDVIFAGHVHAYERSYRISSIKSNVSSYPSPDKAAPVYITVGDGGNQEGLANRFRDPQPEYSAFREASYGHSTLEIKNITHAFYHWNRNDDGKRVPTDAFVLHNQYWGDSHRRRKLKRRS; encoded by the exons ATGGTGATTAAACTGCTGCTTTTGTCATCTCTTTTGTTGACCAGCATAAGCAGTGGGCGTGCTGGTCTGACCAGTGCCTTTATCCGTAATGAGTGGCCATCTATCGATATTCCTCTCAACAATGAAGTTTTTGCAGTTCCCAAAGGTTACAATGCTCCACACCAA GTGCACATTACACAGGGTGACTATGATGGCAAAGCTGTTATAATCACATGGGTAACAGCTAATGAACCTGGGTCCAACATAGTTCGATATGGCTTGACAGAAGGAAAATACGATTTCACTGCCAAGGGAACAGTGCAAAACTACACCTTTTACAACTATAAATCTGGATACATTCATCAATGTCTAGTTGATGGTCTTCAG TACAACACTAAGTACTACTATGAGGTTGGAAGTGGTGAAACTTCTAGAAACTTTTCATTTCAAACACCTCCAGCAATTGATCCGAATTCTTCTTACAAATTTGGAATAATTG GTGATCTTGGTCAAACCTATAACTCTCTTTCCACTCTTGAGCATTGTATGCAGACTGGTGCTCAGACTATATTATTTGTTGGAGATCTTTCTTACGCTGATAGATATGACAATCATGACATCGGTGTCCGCTGGGACTCTTGGGGTCAATTTGTCGAACGGAGTGCAGCATATCACCCATGGATCTGGTCAACTGGAAATCATGAAATTGAGTACTTTCCACATCTG GGTGAGGTTATACCTTTCAAAAATTATCTTCACAGGTATCCTACACCTTTTTCTGCTAGCAAAAGCAGTAGTCCTCTGTGGTATGCCGTGAGACGGGCATCGGCTCACATAATTGTCCTCTCCAGCTACTCTCCATTCG TGAAATATACTCCTCAATGGAAATGGCTTGATCAAGAGCTGAAAAAAGTTGACCGGGAGAAGACTCCCTGGCTTATTATTCTGATGCATGCCCCTATTTACAACAGCAATCAGGCTCATTTCTTGGAGGGTGAAAGCATGAAAGTGGTGTTTGAGAGCTGGTTTTGTCACTATAAAGTTGATGTTATCTTTGCTGGCCATGTGCATGCCTATGAGAGATCG TACCGCATCTCAAGCATAAAATCAAATGTTTCATCCTATCCGTCACCGGATAAAGCAGCTCCAGTTTACATAACCGTCGGAGATGGAGGAAACCAGGAGGGTCTTGCTAATAG ATTTAGAGATCCCCAACCAGAATATTCTGCTTTTAGAGAAGCCAGTTATGGGCACTCTACattagagataaagaacataacTCACGCCTTTTATCATTGGAATCGGAATGATGATGGGAAAAGAGTGCCAACAGATGCATTCGTGCTACACAACCAGTACTG GGGAGACAGCCATAGAAGAAGAAAACTGAAGAGAAGATCATAG